Proteins encoded together in one Entomobacter blattae window:
- the cobO gene encoding cob(I)yrinic acid a,c-diamide adenosyltransferase yields the protein MDNTHQKKMQKRKELYEKKVLARQEKRGLFMINTGKGKGKSSAAFGLALRMIGHGRKVGVVQFIKGAWQTGERKAFSHWGDLVEWHTLGEGFTWETQDKERDIVSCQNAWNTALRLLQDESLSLLILDELNIALRYHYLDVHAVVRAIMARPAGLSVVVTGRNAPVELVAEADTVTEMDNIRHHAQNGVMAQEGIEY from the coding sequence ATGGACAATACGCACCAGAAAAAAATGCAAAAGCGCAAGGAACTATATGAGAAAAAGGTTCTGGCACGGCAAGAAAAACGCGGGCTTTTCATGATCAATACTGGCAAGGGAAAAGGAAAATCCAGCGCTGCCTTTGGCCTGGCCCTGCGGATGATTGGGCATGGTCGTAAGGTTGGGGTGGTGCAGTTTATTAAAGGGGCATGGCAAACAGGAGAACGCAAAGCCTTTTCCCATTGGGGGGACCTGGTGGAGTGGCATACGCTGGGGGAGGGATTTACATGGGAGACACAGGATAAAGAGCGTGATATTGTGTCATGCCAGAATGCCTGGAACACGGCTCTTCGTCTTTTACAGGATGAGAGCCTGTCTTTACTCATTCTTGATGAGTTAAATATTGCCCTTCGCTATCATTATCTGGATGTTCATGCTGTCGTAAGGGCGATCATGGCAAGGCCTGCTGGCCTTAGCGTTGTTGTAACAGGGCGTAATGCCCCTGTAGAGCTGGTAGCAGAAGCCGATACCGTGACAGAGATGGATAATATCCGCCATCATGCGCAAAATGGTGTTATGGCTCAGGAGGGAATTGAGTATTGA
- the cobN gene encoding cobaltochelatase subunit CobN yields MHLLRRERVSLDEQAQAEDLEHSPTDIVFLSFSDSDLIAFNGAIKRSTTQTPSARCVPLARLRHPLSIDLYVEKTLTHARCIIIRLLGGVEYWRYGLEECRAICQKADIPLIIISGEGGEEAEAALSLLEYNTAPPYLSNAFAAYFHQGGATNMDLAFTLAQSVAHIGSVAALSPTALSQDTPYISDHRKISQILTTANLFPACGFYPLSLSPPDPLSFQGCHSIACVIFYRSHLLSGDHKAIDCLLETLKEEGFGVLACFVSSLKDLTVRHFIAEHLAKLKPDIILNATFFASRDDHFANSPLEAANCPVIQLFQPLNTEELWQKSYRGLSQTDMAMQLVLPELDGRLAGTAISFKTEHNGLAFNAPYLPGIRQTVEQAKKWCLLRKTPPHKRKIGIILSDYPGIEGQKGHAVGLDSFASLSSLLATLQGAGYTLSAPLPETETLIQALCHEPAQAFLSIEEYNPLFKTLPLLLQDTVLQHWGPPEAEAINGSFHLRFIQTGHITCLIQPDRNPAHTDRKALYHDPDTPPCHTYLACYLWLLSQQGVQGLVQLGTHGTLEWLPGKAAALSSHCFPQSLLKGLPIIYPFIVNNPGEAACAKRRLNAVIIGHLTPPIQSAGHHDEAAILESMIDDYAEADGLDHRRMDMLRADILNKAETMGLLRESGIDRSLLEDDVALSRLDAYLCDIKDLQIRLGLHVFGQPPTQQAALLTAISQNSPLEKNVIEHRLEASPAAETTALLAALNGEFIQPGPAGAPTRGRADVLPTGRNLYTVDPRGLPSQAAYTLAEATAQTLLQRYMQEKGDYLRKTVIDIWASPTLRTGGEDLALAFIFMGIKPLWDQHSRRINRFDIIPLAYLNRPRVDVTLRVSGLFRDTFEAQLALFEQAVTALCQHDDGSDWNPYFQTAGQSAPFARIFSTAPSQYGSGIDPTLTEETTQHTQGQAWLAHSAYAYSKNQAPQPDIQGLSQRLKQADMLLHSQDHAESDLLDHTDYATHEGGMMAAAHTVGNADIPFYLADTSHPHSPRIRLLAEEIRRIVRGRAANPVWINAMMDHSYRGASEISRPLTVLLQFATLLPDRFDEQFTLVFKATLGNDNVKEFLKTHNPKAATTMQNAFLLAIKKGLWHPHQNSILAYFSDQE; encoded by the coding sequence ATGCATCTTCTTAGGCGAGAACGCGTAAGCCTTGATGAACAGGCCCAGGCGGAAGATCTAGAACATTCCCCTACCGATATTGTATTTCTCTCTTTTTCCGATAGTGACCTGATTGCCTTTAATGGGGCAATAAAACGTTCTACGACCCAAACCCCTTCTGCCCGCTGTGTACCGCTGGCCCGTTTGCGCCACCCCCTTTCCATTGATCTGTATGTAGAAAAAACCCTTACTCATGCCCGTTGTATCATTATTCGTCTGTTAGGAGGGGTCGAATACTGGCGCTATGGGCTTGAGGAATGTCGAGCTATATGCCAGAAAGCAGATATCCCCCTTATTATTATTTCCGGTGAAGGAGGAGAGGAGGCCGAGGCAGCGCTCAGCTTGCTGGAATATAATACAGCCCCCCCTTATCTCAGCAACGCCTTTGCCGCTTATTTCCATCAAGGGGGGGCAACCAATATGGATTTAGCCTTCACTCTTGCGCAATCAGTAGCCCATATAGGGTCAGTCGCAGCTTTATCCCCAACTGCTTTATCCCAAGATACTCCTTACATCTCTGATCATCGCAAGATCTCTCAAATTCTAACAACAGCAAACCTCTTTCCTGCTTGTGGCTTTTACCCCCTTTCCCTTTCCCCTCCTGATCCGCTCTCCTTTCAGGGCTGCCACTCAATAGCTTGTGTGATTTTCTATCGTTCCCATCTGCTGTCTGGCGACCATAAGGCCATAGATTGCCTGCTTGAAACCTTGAAAGAAGAAGGGTTTGGCGTTTTGGCCTGTTTTGTTTCTAGCCTCAAAGATCTGACAGTTCGCCATTTTATTGCCGAACATCTGGCCAAGCTCAAGCCTGACATTATCCTTAACGCCACCTTTTTTGCCAGCCGCGATGATCACTTTGCAAACTCCCCCCTCGAAGCAGCCAATTGCCCTGTTATCCAGCTCTTCCAACCTTTAAACACCGAAGAATTGTGGCAAAAAAGCTATCGAGGCCTCTCCCAAACCGATATGGCCATGCAACTTGTGCTGCCCGAACTGGATGGAAGGCTTGCCGGCACAGCTATTTCTTTTAAAACCGAGCATAACGGGCTTGCCTTCAATGCCCCTTACCTTCCTGGTATAAGGCAAACTGTAGAGCAGGCAAAAAAATGGTGCCTCCTCCGAAAAACGCCCCCTCACAAACGAAAAATCGGCATTATCCTTTCTGACTATCCCGGTATTGAAGGCCAGAAAGGCCATGCTGTGGGGTTAGATAGCTTTGCAAGCCTCTCCTCCTTACTGGCGACTTTACAAGGGGCAGGTTATACACTTTCCGCCCCCCTGCCAGAAACAGAGACCCTTATCCAAGCTCTATGTCATGAACCGGCCCAAGCCTTTCTCTCCATAGAAGAATATAACCCGCTGTTTAAAACCCTTCCCCTTCTCTTACAAGACACCGTGCTCCAACACTGGGGCCCACCGGAAGCCGAAGCCATAAACGGGTCTTTTCATTTACGCTTTATTCAGACTGGTCACATCACCTGCCTTATTCAGCCTGACCGCAACCCCGCCCATACCGATCGAAAAGCCCTTTACCATGACCCCGATACCCCTCCTTGCCATACCTATCTGGCCTGTTATTTATGGTTGTTATCCCAGCAAGGCGTGCAAGGGCTTGTTCAATTGGGCACCCATGGAACCCTGGAATGGCTACCCGGTAAGGCCGCAGCCCTTTCCAGCCACTGCTTCCCTCAAAGCCTTCTTAAGGGGTTACCTATTATCTACCCTTTCATTGTTAACAACCCTGGGGAAGCCGCCTGTGCAAAACGCCGGTTAAATGCTGTGATCATTGGCCATCTTACCCCTCCCATTCAAAGTGCTGGTCACCATGACGAGGCGGCTATTCTGGAAAGCATGATTGATGATTACGCCGAAGCTGATGGCCTAGACCATCGCCGTATGGACATGTTACGGGCAGATATTCTCAATAAGGCTGAAACCATGGGCCTTCTGCGTGAAAGTGGAATCGATCGAAGCCTTCTGGAAGACGATGTGGCCCTAAGTCGGCTGGATGCCTATTTGTGCGATATTAAAGACCTGCAAATTCGCCTTGGTTTACATGTGTTTGGCCAGCCCCCTACCCAGCAGGCAGCCTTGCTTACCGCCATTTCCCAAAACAGCCCCCTGGAAAAAAATGTTATTGAACATCGACTAGAAGCCTCTCCTGCAGCAGAAACCACAGCGTTGCTGGCAGCCCTGAATGGGGAGTTCATTCAACCGGGCCCCGCTGGGGCACCCACCCGTGGCCGGGCTGATGTCCTCCCTACCGGGCGCAACCTTTATACTGTTGATCCTCGTGGCCTCCCATCCCAAGCAGCCTACACACTCGCTGAGGCTACAGCTCAAACCCTTCTGCAACGCTACATGCAGGAGAAAGGCGATTATCTGAGAAAGACAGTCATCGATATATGGGCAAGCCCTACATTGCGTACAGGCGGCGAAGACCTGGCACTGGCTTTTATTTTTATGGGAATAAAACCCCTATGGGACCAGCACTCACGCCGGATAAACCGGTTTGATATTATACCCCTAGCCTATCTAAACCGCCCTCGGGTTGATGTGACCTTACGGGTTTCCGGCCTGTTTAGAGACACATTTGAGGCTCAACTCGCCCTCTTTGAGCAAGCCGTAACAGCCCTTTGTCAGCATGATGATGGCTCTGACTGGAACCCCTACTTTCAGACCGCAGGCCAGTCAGCCCCTTTTGCACGTATTTTTAGTACTGCTCCCAGCCAGTACGGCTCTGGGATTGATCCCACCCTTACAGAAGAAACCACACAACACACTCAAGGACAGGCGTGGCTAGCCCATTCAGCCTATGCTTACAGTAAAAACCAGGCTCCCCAACCCGATATTCAAGGCCTTTCCCAAAGGCTAAAGCAAGCTGATATGCTTCTTCACAGCCAGGATCATGCTGAAAGCGACCTATTGGATCATACAGACTATGCCACACACGAAGGCGGTATGATGGCAGCAGCCCATACCGTGGGAAACGCGGATATCCCATTCTATCTGGCAGATACTTCCCACCCGCATTCTCCACGAATCCGCCTGTTGGCTGAAGAGATCCGCCGGATTGTTCGCGGGCGAGCAGCCAACCCCGTATGGATTAACGCCATGATGGACCATAGCTATAGAGGGGCTTCAGAAATCAGCCGCCCGCTTACGGTATTACTCCAATTTGCAACTCTTCTCCCCGACCGATTTGATGAACAATTTACCCTGGTTTTCAAGGCCACTCTCGGCAATGACAACGTAAAGGAATTTCTAAAAACCCATAACCCAAAAGCTGCTACCACCATGCAGAACGCCTTCCTTCTGGCGATTAAAAAGGGGCTATGGCACCCACACCAAAACAGTATCCTCGCTTATTTTTCTGATCAGGAATGA
- a CDS encoding cobyric acid synthase, translating into MFQGTGSNVGKSVLLAGLARAFWRQGVRVRPFKPQNMSNNAAVTLEGGEIGRAQALQAQACGVEPSVHMNPVLLKPQSATGSQIIVQGKVWKTAQAREYQALKGQLMESVMESFSLLSAEADLVLVEGAGSASEINLRQYDIANMGFAQQAGLGVVLVGDIDRGGVIASLVGTHTVLPVADRSRIKGFIVNRMRGDVTLFDEGIKSIAHYTGWPALGLVPYYEALQFLPAEDSLDFMARAQDYSVANHATDRDLLKIVIPVLPGISNVDDYDPLIYESGVQVTFLQKEMPFPKADVILLPGSKTTQHDLSVLRQYGWDKAIDAHYQQGGKVFGICGGYQILGKVIADPYGVEAGSATVEGLGLLDVNTEFSFHKQLRVVSATAQRPLAPSVFQAYEMHMGHTQGSDTQRPFALVSGQKPDGAWSACGRVGGCYLHGLFADTTIRHALLHLWAEGNFHGDNVFHYHDKIEDVLNGWATHLERHVDLGQIWALAQASD; encoded by the coding sequence ATGTTTCAAGGCACTGGCTCGAATGTTGGTAAGTCTGTTTTACTGGCAGGTCTTGCGCGTGCCTTTTGGCGCCAAGGAGTGCGGGTTAGGCCTTTTAAACCCCAAAACATGTCCAATAATGCAGCGGTAACGCTTGAAGGAGGGGAAATTGGGCGGGCTCAGGCCTTACAAGCCCAGGCTTGTGGGGTAGAGCCTAGTGTGCATATGAACCCTGTTTTATTAAAGCCGCAAAGTGCAACCGGCTCGCAAATTATTGTTCAAGGCAAAGTTTGGAAAACAGCGCAGGCGCGAGAATATCAGGCCTTAAAGGGGCAGTTGATGGAGTCAGTCATGGAAAGTTTCAGCCTTCTTTCCGCTGAGGCTGATCTTGTGCTGGTTGAAGGGGCTGGTTCGGCTTCTGAAATTAACTTGCGTCAGTACGATATTGCCAATATGGGGTTTGCCCAGCAGGCAGGGCTTGGTGTTGTGTTGGTGGGTGATATCGATCGAGGGGGCGTTATTGCCAGCCTGGTTGGAACCCACACAGTGTTACCAGTGGCAGATCGTAGCCGGATTAAAGGTTTTATTGTCAATCGTATGCGGGGGGATGTAACTTTATTTGACGAAGGGATAAAAAGCATTGCGCATTATACCGGTTGGCCAGCCTTAGGGCTTGTGCCTTATTATGAGGCATTACAGTTTTTACCTGCAGAAGACAGCTTGGATTTTATGGCCCGTGCACAAGACTATTCCGTGGCCAATCACGCGACAGATCGGGACCTGCTCAAGATTGTTATACCGGTTTTGCCAGGGATTTCCAATGTTGATGATTATGACCCTCTGATTTACGAATCTGGCGTGCAGGTAACTTTTCTGCAAAAGGAAATGCCTTTTCCCAAAGCCGATGTTATTCTTCTTCCCGGTTCAAAAACCACTCAGCATGACCTCTCCGTTTTACGTCAATATGGTTGGGATAAAGCCATTGATGCCCACTATCAGCAAGGGGGGAAAGTGTTTGGGATTTGTGGCGGTTACCAGATATTGGGAAAAGTCATTGCAGACCCTTATGGTGTAGAGGCAGGCTCAGCAACGGTAGAAGGCCTGGGCCTGCTCGATGTTAACACAGAGTTTTCTTTCCATAAGCAGCTTAGGGTTGTTTCAGCTACTGCACAACGGCCCTTGGCTCCCTCAGTTTTCCAAGCTTATGAGATGCATATGGGGCACACACAGGGCAGCGACACTCAAAGGCCATTTGCTCTTGTGAGCGGGCAAAAGCCTGATGGCGCCTGGTCAGCCTGTGGGCGCGTAGGGGGGTGTTATCTTCATGGTTTGTTTGCAGATACCACAATTCGGCATGCCTTGTTACATCTTTGGGCCGAAGGCAATTTTCATGGGGATAACGTTTTTCATTATCACGATAAAATAGAGGATGTGCTAAACGGTTGGGCAACTCATTTGGAACGTCATGTGGATTTGGGGCAGATATGGGCTTTGGCCCAAGCCAGTGATTAA
- a CDS encoding FecCD family ABC transporter permease: MFHTRLFIAVSCVLIIAMFLCLLVGRYPVTVSELMGALWHSPVQNFSAKAGLVYSLVHSVRLPRVLGAVLIGAALGVSGGAYQAVFRNPLVSPGMLGVLSGAGFGAALAIIFRGDGAMIGASAFIGGIAAAGMGITIARIFNPYSIMMLIFGGLVSSAFFTALLSLLKFIADPQGQLPDIVFWLLGTLARLDMAQVQWLFVPVIGSIAVLSFSGKYLDALAMGDEEAASLGVPVVMTRMAVIILATILAAMTVSLVGIIGWVGLIVPHIARFMVGPVNRHVIPMSALVGGIFLLVCDTVARDFSSQEIPIGIMTDLIGVMVFLVIIRFTSVKWDRG; encoded by the coding sequence ATGTTTCATACTCGTCTTTTTATAGCGGTCAGCTGTGTGCTGATTATAGCGATGTTCTTATGCTTGTTGGTGGGGCGCTATCCGGTCACTGTATCAGAGTTAATGGGGGCCTTGTGGCACTCTCCCGTTCAGAATTTTTCTGCAAAGGCCGGTCTTGTTTACAGTTTGGTTCATTCTGTGCGTCTCCCCAGGGTATTGGGGGCCGTGTTGATAGGGGCTGCCCTTGGGGTTTCAGGGGGGGCTTACCAGGCGGTTTTTCGTAATCCGCTGGTTTCTCCAGGAATGCTTGGGGTTTTGAGCGGGGCTGGGTTTGGGGCTGCTTTAGCCATTATCTTCAGGGGTGATGGCGCAATGATAGGGGCTTCAGCCTTTATCGGCGGAATTGCAGCTGCAGGGATGGGAATAACCATTGCCCGTATTTTTAACCCATATTCTATTATGATGCTTATTTTTGGGGGGCTTGTCAGCTCAGCGTTTTTTACAGCCCTTCTCTCCCTCTTAAAATTTATCGCTGATCCTCAAGGCCAGTTGCCAGACATTGTCTTCTGGCTTTTAGGGACTCTTGCGCGGCTGGATATGGCCCAAGTTCAGTGGCTATTTGTGCCCGTCATTGGCAGTATTGCCGTTCTCTCATTTTCAGGAAAATATCTTGATGCCCTGGCAATGGGCGATGAAGAGGCCGCCTCCCTCGGGGTTCCTGTGGTGATGACGAGAATGGCTGTCATCATTTTAGCGACCATACTTGCTGCCATGACCGTTTCACTTGTGGGTATTATTGGGTGGGTGGGTTTGATTGTTCCGCATATTGCCCGTTTTATGGTAGGGCCTGTGAATCGCCATGTTATTCCTATGAGTGCGTTAGTGGGTGGAATTTTTTTGCTGGTCTGCGATACGGTCGCGCGAGATTTCTCCAGCCAGGAAATTCCCATTGGCATTATGACTGACCTGATAGGGGTAATGGTGTTTTTAGTGATTATACGTTTTACATCGGTGAAGTGGGATAGGGGATAA
- the cobW gene encoding cobalamin biosynthesis protein CobW, which produces MTLSRIPATIVTGFLGAGKTTLLRHVLEHSEGRHIAVIVNEFGSLGIDGETLKSCNIAGCTEDDIVELANGCLCCTVADDFLPAMQALINRPNPPHHIVIETSGLALPKPLIKAFNWPDVKNRLTVDGVITVVDAPAVVAGRFADNPEAVAQQQAADPSLDHDNPLAEVFEDQILAADLVILNKTSKLSEKNVQALKEQIQTQTPRSVKIVTTADGTLPTSVLLGLNAAAEDDLLARPSHHDAEDGAHEHDDFESHILHIPSITTPEELINQLKALSARHDILRIKGFLAVKDKPLRLALQGVGERFDYHYDTPWEPTIPQNGQLIIIGQKGLDIDTIRKALS; this is translated from the coding sequence ATGACCCTCTCCCGTATTCCTGCTACGATTGTTACCGGTTTCCTGGGTGCTGGCAAAACCACTCTTCTCCGCCATGTGCTTGAACATAGTGAAGGCCGACATATTGCCGTTATTGTTAATGAATTTGGCTCTTTGGGTATTGATGGCGAAACCCTTAAATCCTGCAACATTGCAGGGTGTACAGAAGATGATATTGTTGAGCTGGCCAATGGGTGCCTCTGTTGCACCGTAGCTGATGATTTTTTACCAGCCATGCAAGCCCTTATCAACCGCCCGAATCCCCCCCATCATATTGTTATTGAAACCTCTGGCCTGGCTTTGCCCAAGCCCTTGATCAAGGCCTTTAACTGGCCCGACGTTAAAAACCGCCTGACAGTTGATGGGGTCATCACTGTTGTGGATGCTCCAGCCGTTGTCGCAGGCCGATTTGCCGATAACCCAGAAGCCGTGGCTCAACAACAAGCAGCAGATCCCTCCCTTGATCATGACAACCCTTTGGCTGAAGTGTTCGAAGATCAGATCCTTGCTGCCGATCTTGTGATTTTGAACAAAACCAGCAAGCTTTCTGAAAAGAACGTTCAAGCCCTGAAGGAGCAGATTCAAACCCAAACCCCCCGAAGTGTAAAAATTGTTACAACGGCAGATGGCACATTACCCACTTCCGTACTTTTAGGGCTCAATGCTGCAGCAGAAGATGACCTATTAGCGCGCCCCTCTCACCATGATGCTGAGGATGGTGCCCATGAACATGATGATTTTGAAAGCCATATCCTCCATATTCCTTCCATTACCACCCCAGAGGAATTGATTAACCAGCTCAAAGCCCTTTCGGCTCGTCATGATATTTTACGTATCAAAGGTTTTCTGGCTGTGAAAGACAAACCCTTACGGTTGGCCTTGCAAGGTGTTGGCGAACGTTTTGATTATCACTATGATACTCCCTGGGAGCCCACCATTCCACAAAACGGCCAGCTGATTATTATTGGGCAAAAAGGGCTGGATATCGATACAATCCGCAAGGCTTTGAGCTGA
- a CDS encoding DUF1636 domain-containing protein has product MPSTPSRILPLLSICSTCRISPTPVTLTPTEGEKLYTALQDHLKTLKPSCHLQAVKCLGVCNTGCSASISMRGKWSYLLGRLKVSLAEDLLTYADLYAHSKTGLVLPSKRPASLKDMVLGRIPPYPPEEKTPDYFTS; this is encoded by the coding sequence ATGCCTTCCACCCCTTCTCGTATACTCCCCCTACTCAGCATTTGCTCTACATGCCGTATCTCCCCAACACCTGTTACCCTTACGCCCACGGAAGGCGAAAAACTTTACACTGCCCTCCAAGACCACCTCAAAACCCTAAAGCCCTCCTGCCATCTCCAGGCTGTAAAATGTCTTGGGGTTTGTAACACAGGCTGCAGTGCCAGCATAAGCATGCGGGGTAAGTGGTCCTATCTGTTGGGGCGGCTCAAGGTAAGCCTTGCAGAAGACCTGCTGACATATGCAGACCTGTATGCCCATTCAAAAACGGGGCTGGTGCTCCCCTCAAAACGCCCGGCAAGCTTAAAAGATATGGTGTTGGGGCGTATCCCCCCTTACCCTCCTGAGGAAAAAACCCCAGACTATTTTACGTCATAA
- a CDS encoding precorrin-8X methylmutase, with translation MTNFDYLRNGEDIYRLSFETIQKEANLSGFSPAEAWVATRMIHACGRVDIAPLIQFSPDLVATAQRALSLGQPILCDSEMLAHGLTKNRFSHNNPVICTLHDPQTPLLAQQLGTTRSAAALELWKPHMAGSLIAIGNAPTALFHLLEMLDNIPDKPAAIIGIPVGFVGAEDSKTALAQQAPVPFLTLHGRQGGSAITAAALNALASSHL, from the coding sequence TTGACTAATTTTGATTATCTGCGGAACGGCGAAGATATTTACAGGCTTTCCTTTGAGACAATCCAAAAGGAGGCCAATCTTTCTGGTTTTTCACCCGCTGAGGCCTGGGTTGCTACCCGTATGATCCATGCTTGCGGACGAGTTGACATTGCCCCTCTTATACAATTTAGCCCTGATTTGGTCGCTACGGCCCAAAGGGCCCTTTCGCTGGGGCAGCCCATTCTCTGTGATTCTGAAATGCTGGCTCATGGCTTAACAAAAAACCGTTTTAGTCATAACAACCCCGTCATCTGCACCCTTCACGACCCCCAAACGCCCCTCCTGGCCCAACAGTTAGGAACAACCCGCTCTGCTGCAGCACTGGAACTATGGAAACCCCATATGGCCGGAAGTCTTATAGCCATCGGCAATGCCCCCACCGCCCTTTTCCATCTTTTGGAAATGCTAGACAATATCCCTGATAAACCCGCAGCCATTATTGGCATTCCCGTAGGATTTGTCGGTGCAGAAGACTCCAAGACAGCCCTGGCCCAACAGGCGCCAGTTCCATTCCTTACCCTTCATGGCCGCCAAGGTGGGAGCGCAATCACTGCTGCGGCTTTGAATGCCCTGGCGAGTTCCCACTTATGA
- the cobU gene encoding bifunctional adenosylcobinamide kinase/adenosylcobinamide-phosphate guanylyltransferase, with product MLHLVLGGARSGKTRYALKCVQQEPPPWYYLATAQPLDAEMQHRIALHQQERGEQWRHLEVPFHLAATLQENLLGPLVVDCMTMWLTNMMLQGYDVAAEKRHVLHALERAGKRQHVVVVSNEVGLGIVPENALARRFRDEAGLLNQELAQIADHVVLIAAGLPLVLK from the coding sequence GTGTTACATCTGGTTTTAGGCGGTGCCCGTTCAGGTAAAACCCGGTATGCTCTGAAATGTGTTCAACAAGAGCCACCTCCTTGGTACTATCTGGCTACAGCACAGCCTCTGGACGCGGAAATGCAGCACCGTATCGCCCTGCACCAACAGGAAAGGGGTGAGCAATGGCGCCACTTGGAGGTGCCTTTCCATTTGGCTGCAACCTTGCAGGAAAATCTTCTGGGGCCCCTGGTTGTTGATTGTATGACAATGTGGCTTACCAATATGATGTTGCAGGGTTATGATGTAGCTGCTGAAAAACGCCACGTTCTGCACGCTCTCGAAAGGGCTGGGAAAAGACAGCATGTGGTGGTGGTCTCTAACGAGGTGGGGCTGGGTATTGTGCCAGAAAATGCCTTGGCACGGCGCTTTCGTGATGAAGCAGGCCTACTTAATCAAGAGCTTGCCCAAATAGCCGATCATGTTGTGCTAATAGCGGCAGGTCTGCCCTTAGTGCTTAAATAA
- a CDS encoding ABC transporter substrate-binding protein, with translation MGIIALSHGPARAASLPESSNTSSQTRHETSKPEHTSPAQGQPLGEKREIQDQTGHSIILPPGVITRYADLWFAHNETLIMLDGADHIVATVNKPSSVPWMFYVAPALYKAYQVRGGLPNVEELLLAQTQLVFVSSSSRFISSVLRKVGLNVVETGFTKVKELKESVKLTADVIGTPHAYNVAQHYLDWLDFTLASVTQRLEKRPDRKRLKILHIHSLSPLTIDGRHTLIDTWIKLAGGVNAADISGNMKPVTLEQIAYWDPDVIILENHAGKIDTKNLQLPWHWLRAVRFNRVYNNPAGLFNWDRYSLEFPLQVVWAARTFYPELFEGQDFKKIMAGFYRTFFDVDFTDTQIELILKAQPPPVSR, from the coding sequence ATGGGGATAATAGCCTTAAGTCATGGTCCTGCCAGGGCAGCAAGTCTGCCCGAAAGCTCCAACACATCATCGCAAACCAGGCATGAAACATCTAAGCCAGAGCACACCTCTCCTGCCCAGGGCCAGCCGTTGGGAGAAAAGCGAGAGATCCAGGATCAAACAGGGCATTCTATTATTCTGCCACCAGGGGTGATAACCCGCTATGCAGATTTATGGTTTGCCCATAATGAAACCCTGATCATGCTGGATGGTGCAGATCACATTGTGGCAACGGTGAACAAACCCTCTTCTGTACCATGGATGTTTTATGTGGCCCCGGCCCTTTATAAGGCCTACCAGGTGCGTGGGGGGTTGCCGAATGTAGAGGAATTGCTCTTGGCGCAAACTCAGCTTGTTTTTGTTTCTTCCAGTAGTCGGTTTATTTCTTCTGTTTTGCGTAAGGTGGGGCTGAATGTGGTAGAAACAGGCTTTACCAAAGTGAAAGAGCTCAAAGAGTCTGTTAAACTTACGGCCGATGTTATTGGTACTCCCCATGCTTATAATGTAGCCCAGCACTATTTGGATTGGCTGGATTTTACCTTGGCCTCTGTAACGCAGCGGCTTGAAAAACGACCTGACCGCAAACGGTTGAAAATCCTGCATATTCATAGCCTGTCTCCCTTAACAATCGATGGACGCCACACCTTGATTGATACCTGGATCAAACTGGCAGGTGGGGTAAATGCGGCAGATATCTCAGGCAATATGAAACCTGTTACCCTTGAGCAGATCGCCTATTGGGATCCTGATGTGATTATTTTGGAAAACCATGCCGGGAAGATCGATACGAAAAACCTGCAATTGCCCTGGCATTGGTTAAGGGCTGTACGGTTTAATCGAGTTTATAATAACCCCGCTGGTCTTTTTAATTGGGATCGTTATAGCCTGGAATTTCCCCTACAGGTTGTTTGGGCAGCGCGCACATTTTACCCTGAGTTGTTTGAAGGACAGGATTTTAAGAAGATCATGGCAGGGTTTTATCGCACATTTTTTGATGTAGATTTTACGGATACCCAAATAGAGCTTATCCTGAAGGCACAACCTCCTCCGGTATCCCGATAG